The nucleotide window TGATCGACGCGGTCACCGACGCCATGCGGTCGGCGGTCGGCAACCGCAGCGCCGCCAACGTCGCGGGCCGCCGGTCGTTGGAGCTGGTGGCCGAGGCCCGCTCGGCGGTGGCCGACCTGCTCGGCGGCGACCCGGCCGGGGTGGTTCTCGGCCCGAGTGCGACAGCGCTGACGTACACCCTGGCCCGGACGCTCGGCGCGGCCTGGCGCCCGGGGGACGAGGTGGTGGTCTCCCGGCTCGACCACGACGCGAACGTGCGGCCGTGGGTGCAGGCCGCCGAGGCGGCCGGCGCGACGGTGCGCTGGGCCGAGGTCGACAGGCACACCGGTGAGTTGCCCGCGGCCCAGTACGCGGACCTGGTCGGTGAGCGGACCCGGTTGGTCGCGGTCACCGCCGGCAGCAACGCCATCGGCACCATGCCGGACGTGCCGGCGATCGCCAAGGCCGCGCACGCGGTCGGCGCGTTGGTCCACGTCGACGGGGTGCACTCGGTTCCGCACGGCCCGACCGACCTGAGCTCGCTCGGCGCCGACGTGCTGGTCACCAGCGCGTACAAGTGGTCCGGGCCGCACCTGGCGGCGATGGTGGCGGACCCGGCCCGGTGGGCGGCGCTGCGCCCGGCGAAGCTGGTGCCGTCCTCCGACGCGGTGCCGGACCGGTTCGAGTACGGCACGCCGAGCTTCCCGCTGCTGGCCGGTGTGACCGCCGCGGTGGACCACCTGGCGGGGTTGGACCCGGACGCGGTCGGGGACCGGCGGGCGCGGCTGCGGGCCGGGCTGGCCGCCGCCCAGGCACACGAGGAGGCCCTGCTGGACCGGCTGCTCGCCGGGTTGGCGCAGCGGCCGGCGATCACCGTCTACGGCTCGCCGGCGCGGCGCTGTCCGACGGTCTCGTTCCGGGTCGCCGGGATGTCGCCGGCTGCCACCCAGGAGGCGTTGGGCGCCGCCGGGTTCTGCCTCTCCGTCGGCGACTACTACGCCTACGAGTACTTCCAGCTGATGGGTCTGCGCGACAGCGGCGGCGCGGTGCGGGCCAGCATCTATCACTACAACACGGCCGACGAGGTGGACCGGTTGCTCGGCGAACTCGACGCGCTGGCCGACCCGGCGGGGAGAATGGCCGGATGAGCACCCTGGTCGAGGACAACCCGGCGAAGCACCGCTTCGAGATCCTGGTCGACGACGCGCTGGCCGGCTTCACCGCGTACCTGCCGCGCGGGGAGGTCCTGGTCTTCACCCACACCGAGGTGGACCGGGGCTTTCAGGGCAAGGGGGTGGGCGGCACGCTGATCCGCGGCACCCTGGACCAGCTCCGGGCACGCGGCACGAAGCTGGTGCCGCAGTGCCCCTTCATGGCCGCGTTCATCGACAAGCACCCCGAGTACGCCGACCTGGTCGCCGACCTTCCGTAGGGCGGGCCCGTCAGCGGGCGCCGGTGAGCACCTCGGCGGCGGCCCGTCCACTGGCCCGGGTGGCGCCGTGGGTGGCCAGGTGCACCGCCCCGGTGACCAGCTCGGGCACGCCCAACTCGACAACTACCGCGTCGGGTCGGACGGCCAACGCGCGGTGCACTGCGGCGCGCATCCAGTCGTGCCGGTGCAGGTCGCGGACGACCAGCACCAGGGGGCGGGCGTCCGCCCCGGCGCCCGGGTCCGCCGGCACGTCGGGTTCGGCGTAGCGGACCGTGCTGGTGCCGGGCAGCAGCTCGCCCAGTGGCCCGCCGATGCCCCACGGGGTCTCGGCGCCGATGGCGATGTTGCGCAGCGGCTCGAACTCGACGACATGTGCCGCGCGGGTCAGGGGCAGCGCGACAGTCGTACCGGGGCCGGCGGTGACCCGGACGGCCCGGCGGGCGGCGACCAGCCCGACGTCGGCGGCGCCACGCGCTCCGGCCAGGCCGGCGCTGCGGGCCGCCACCGTCCAGGCGGCGAGTTGACCGACGCGCTTGGCGGCCTCGGCGAGACGTTCCTCGGGCAGCTCACCGGAGATGACGGCGGCCACGATGGCGTCGCGCAGCTCACGGGCGGCCTGCTCGTCGGCCCGTTCGCCACCGATGCAGATCGCGTCGGCCCCGGCGGCGAGGGCGCGGACCGTCGCTCCGGCGAAGCCGTACCGGTCGGCGACCGCGCGCATCTCCACCGCGTCGGTGACCACCACACCGGAGAAGCCCAGCTCGTCACGGAGCAACCCACCCAGGATGCGTTGACTCAGCGTCGCCGGAAGGTGCGGGTCGAGCGCGGGCACCAGCAGGTGGCCGGTCATGACCGCCTGCACCCCGGCGGCCACGGCGGCGCGGAACGGGGCCAGTTCGCAGGCGTCCAGCCGGTCCCGGTCGGCGGTGATCCGGGGCAGGTCGTGGTGTGAGTCGACGCGGGTGTCGCCGTGCCCGGGGAAGTGTTTGGCGCAGGCCGCGACGCCGCCGGCCTGGAGCCCCCGGACCCAGGCGGCGGTGTGCCGCGCGACAAGCGCCGGGTCGGCGCCGAAGGAGCGGACGCCGATCACCGGGTTCGCCGGGTTGGAGTTGACGTCGGCGTCCGGGGCGTAGTTGAGGGTGACGCCCGCCGTGGCCAGCTCGACGCCGAGGTCCCGGGCGACGGCCTCGGTCAGCGCCGGGTCGTCGACCGCGCCGAGGGCGAAGTTGCCGGGCCGGGAGCTGCCGTGCACCGACTCCAGCCGGGTGACGTCGCCGGCCTCCTCGTCGATCGCCACGATGACGTCCGGCCGTTCCGCGCGCAGCGTCGCGGTGAGCGCGGCCACCTGCTCGGTGTCGACGACGTTGCGGGCGAAGAGCACCACCGAGCCGAGACCGTCGCCGAGCCAACGGCACACCCACTGTGGTGGGGTGGTGCCGACGAAGCCGGGTTGCAGGACGGCGGCGGCGAGCGCCGGGAGGTGCCCGGTGGTCGTGGTCACGCCGCCCCCTCGCAGTGATCCATATCGATCACCGGCGACGGTGCGCCCCCGTCGATCCGCTGGTTGCGCTCGCTCATGCGGCCCCCGTACCCCATCTCTCGCGCGCCCTCGGCGCACCGCCACCGGCAGGCGGTCCTGCCATGGTCACACTGAGCGATTCAATAGTCAATAAACCTTACAGTTGCCGGGCGGGCCGTTCCCCGGGGAGAGTGCGGGGATGGATCCCGTCCTGCTGGCCGACGCGACGAGCCCGGCCGACATCCCCGGCGTACGCCTGCTCGGCCTGGTGGTCGGCGCCCTGCTGCTCCTCGCCGCGATCCGGGCGATGTTCGGCCGACGCTGACCCGCCGCACGTCGAGAACCGGTGTGACCGGGCACCACCGGGGTACGGCTCTCCCATCAGCAGGTCCGCGTGCCGAAGGGGTAAGCCATGAAGATCGGATATTTTCTGTCCAGTGAGGAGTTCACGCCGGCCGAGTTGCTGGAGCAGGCGCGCGGTGCCGAACGGGCCGGCTTCGAGGCGCTGTGGATCTCCGACCACTACCACCCCTGGGTGGACGCGCAGGGCCAGAGCCCGTTCGTCTGGTCGATGATCGGCGCGGTCAGCCAGGTCTGCTCGCTGCCGGTGACCACGGCGGTGACCTGCCCGACCCTGCGGATCCACCCGGCCGTGATCGCGCAGGCGGCGGCGACCAGCGCGGTGCTGCACGGTGGACGGTTCGTGCTCGGCGTCGGCACCGGCGAGGCGCTCAACGAGCACATCTTCGGCGACGCCTGGCCGCAGGCCGACGTCCGGCTGGAGATGCTGGAGGAGGCCGTCGAGGTGCTGCGCGCGCTGTGGGGCGGCGACTTCGTCAGCCACCACGGCAAGCACTACACGGTGGAGCAGGCGCGGATCTACACGCTGCCCGACACTCCCCCGCCGATCTACGTCTCCGGCTTCGGGCCGAAGGCCATCGACCTGGCCGCCCGGATCGGCGACGGCTACGTGAGCACCATGCCCGACGGCGAGATGGTCCGGCGCTTCCGCGAGAACGGCGGCGGCGACAAGCCGTGCCAGGCCGGCTTCAAGGCGGCGTACGCGGACAGCGCGGAGGAGGGGTTGCGCATCGCGTACGAGCGCTGGCCCAACGCGGGGGTGCCGGGTGAGCTGTCCCAGGTGCTGCCCTCGCCGCGACACTTCGAGCAGGCCGCCGAGCTGGTCAAGCCGGAGATGCTGAAGGAGGCGTTCGTCTGCGGCAACAGCGCCGACGCGCACCTGGAGATGATCGACAAGTACGCCAAGGCCGGCTTCGACGAGGTCTACGTGGCCAACACCGGCCCGCACTACCAGGGCCTGTTCGACCTCTACCAGCGCGAAGTCCTGCCCCGCCTGCGCTGAGTCGCGGATCGGCGAGCTCATGATCGTCGGAACGCGTTTCGGCGGTCATGGGCTCGGGTACCTCCGGCCCTCGATGAAACTGTCCACGCACTCGATGACGTTGCGCCGCGCGGCCCGCAGCCTTTTCGGCTGGAAGGCGCTGCGGCCCAACCAACTGGCCGCCATGCGCGCGGTGATGAAGCGACGCGACGCGCTTGTGGTGTTGCCCACCGGCGCCGGCAAGTCGGCGATCTACCAGATCCCGGCCAGCCTGATCCCCGGCCCCACAGTGGTGATCTCCCCGCTGCTGGCCCTCCAGCAGGACCAGATCGCCTCCCTCAACGAGCGGCAACGCCCGGAGCTGCGGGCGGTGCGGATCAGCTCGAACGAGTCGGCCACCCAGCAGGCCGAGGCGATCACCGAGATCCGTGAGGGTCGGGCGGAGTTCCTCTTCATCACCCCGGAACAGCTCAGCAACCCCCAGCGGATGGCCGAGGTCGCCGCGCTGAAGCCGGCGCTTGTGGCGATCGACGAGGCTCACTGCATCTCCGCGTGGGGGCACGACTTCCGCCCCGACTACCTGGCGCTCGGGCACCTCATCGACGGCATCGGTCGACCGCCGGTGGTCGCGCTGACCGCCACCGCCTCCCCTCCGGTACGCGACGACATCATCGCCCGGCTGCGGCTGCGCGAGCCGGAGGTGGTGGTCTCCGGGCTGGACCGGCCGAACCTGTTCGTCGAGGTCGCGCACTGCCCCACCGAGGACTACCGGTGGCGGCGGCTGATCACGCTGCTGCGCGACGACGAGCGGCCCGGGATCATCTACGTGCCGACCCGTCGCGCCGCCGAGGAGTTGGCCACCCGGTTGACCGACGCCGGCTTCCCGGCGCAGTTCTACCACGGTGGGATGGCGGCCGGCGCACGTCACGAACTGCACGAGGCTTTCCTCGCCGACCAGGTCCCCATCATGGTGGCGACCTCGGCGTTCGGAATGGGCATCGACAAGCCGAACATCGCCTGGGTGGCGCACATGGCGCTGCCCGACTCGCCGGACAGCTACTTCCAGGAGATCGGCCGGGCCGGGCGCGACGGGCAACCGGCCCGGGTGCTGCTGCTCTGGCAGGCCGAGGACGTGGGCCTGCAACGGTTCTTCAGCGGCGGCCTGCCCGACGTCGACGAGCTGCGCGACCTCGCCGCGCTGCTGCGCCGCAAGCCGGCCACCAAGACCGAGCTGCGCGAGACCACCGGTCTCGGGCCGCGCAAGCTGGGCCAGTACCTCTCCCTGTTGGAGCAGGTCGGCGCGGCCGAGCCACGCGCCCGGCAACGCATCGGCGCTCCCCGTTACTCACCCACCCCGACCGACGCCGCCGCGGCGGCGCTGGCCGAGGCGGAGCGCCAGCAGACGGTGACCCGGTCCCGCACCGACATGATGCGGGCCTTCGCCGAGACCCGGGCCTGCCGGGGGCAGACCCTGCTGGCCTACTTCGGCGAGCAGATGACGCACGTCTGCGGCCACTGCGACAACTGCCACAACGGCACCAGCGTGGCCGACCAGGGAGCGGTCGGGCCGTTCCCGGTGCACAGCCAGGTGCGTCACCCGGAGTGGGGGCCCGGCCTGGTGCTCTCGTACGAGGAGGACAAGATGACGGTGCTCTTC belongs to Micromonospora ureilytica and includes:
- a CDS encoding cysteine desulfurase-like protein — encoded protein: MPFDIARTRAAYPALTEGFVHLDGAGGTQTAAGVIDAVTDAMRSAVGNRSAANVAGRRSLELVAEARSAVADLLGGDPAGVVLGPSATALTYTLARTLGAAWRPGDEVVVSRLDHDANVRPWVQAAEAAGATVRWAEVDRHTGELPAAQYADLVGERTRLVAVTAGSNAIGTMPDVPAIAKAAHAVGALVHVDGVHSVPHGPTDLSSLGADVLVTSAYKWSGPHLAAMVADPARWAALRPAKLVPSSDAVPDRFEYGTPSFPLLAGVTAAVDHLAGLDPDAVGDRRARLRAGLAAAQAHEEALLDRLLAGLAQRPAITVYGSPARRCPTVSFRVAGMSPAATQEALGAAGFCLSVGDYYAYEYFQLMGLRDSGGAVRASIYHYNTADEVDRLLGELDALADPAGRMAG
- a CDS encoding GNAT family N-acetyltransferase, giving the protein MSTLVEDNPAKHRFEILVDDALAGFTAYLPRGEVLVFTHTEVDRGFQGKGVGGTLIRGTLDQLRARGTKLVPQCPFMAAFIDKHPEYADLVADLP
- a CDS encoding glycoside hydrolase family 3 protein; amino-acid sequence: MTTTTGHLPALAAAVLQPGFVGTTPPQWVCRWLGDGLGSVVLFARNVVDTEQVAALTATLRAERPDVIVAIDEEAGDVTRLESVHGSSRPGNFALGAVDDPALTEAVARDLGVELATAGVTLNYAPDADVNSNPANPVIGVRSFGADPALVARHTAAWVRGLQAGGVAACAKHFPGHGDTRVDSHHDLPRITADRDRLDACELAPFRAAVAAGVQAVMTGHLLVPALDPHLPATLSQRILGGLLRDELGFSGVVVTDAVEMRAVADRYGFAGATVRALAAGADAICIGGERADEQAARELRDAIVAAVISGELPEERLAEAAKRVGQLAAWTVAARSAGLAGARGAADVGLVAARRAVRVTAGPGTTVALPLTRAAHVVEFEPLRNIAIGAETPWGIGGPLGELLPGTSTVRYAEPDVPADPGAGADARPLVLVVRDLHRHDWMRAAVHRALAVRPDAVVVELGVPELVTGAVHLATHGATRASGRAAAEVLTGAR
- a CDS encoding TIGR03557 family F420-dependent LLM class oxidoreductase, encoding MKIGYFLSSEEFTPAELLEQARGAERAGFEALWISDHYHPWVDAQGQSPFVWSMIGAVSQVCSLPVTTAVTCPTLRIHPAVIAQAAATSAVLHGGRFVLGVGTGEALNEHIFGDAWPQADVRLEMLEEAVEVLRALWGGDFVSHHGKHYTVEQARIYTLPDTPPPIYVSGFGPKAIDLAARIGDGYVSTMPDGEMVRRFRENGGGDKPCQAGFKAAYADSAEEGLRIAYERWPNAGVPGELSQVLPSPRHFEQAAELVKPEMLKEAFVCGNSADAHLEMIDKYAKAGFDEVYVANTGPHYQGLFDLYQREVLPRLR
- a CDS encoding RecQ family ATP-dependent DNA helicase, encoding MKLSTHSMTLRRAARSLFGWKALRPNQLAAMRAVMKRRDALVVLPTGAGKSAIYQIPASLIPGPTVVISPLLALQQDQIASLNERQRPELRAVRISSNESATQQAEAITEIREGRAEFLFITPEQLSNPQRMAEVAALKPALVAIDEAHCISAWGHDFRPDYLALGHLIDGIGRPPVVALTATASPPVRDDIIARLRLREPEVVVSGLDRPNLFVEVAHCPTEDYRWRRLITLLRDDERPGIIYVPTRRAAEELATRLTDAGFPAQFYHGGMAAGARHELHEAFLADQVPIMVATSAFGMGIDKPNIAWVAHMALPDSPDSYFQEIGRAGRDGQPARVLLLWQAEDVGLQRFFSGGLPDVDELRDLAALLRRKPATKTELRETTGLGPRKLGQYLSLLEQVGAAEPRARQRIGAPRYSPTPTDAAAAALAEAERQQTVTRSRTDMMRAFAETRACRGQTLLAYFGEQMTHVCGHCDNCHNGTSVADQGAVGPFPVHSQVRHPEWGPGLVLSYEEDKMTVLFDEVGYKTLSVRVVSEQGLLTLD